A single window of Acidimicrobiia bacterium DNA harbors:
- a CDS encoding response regulator transcription factor codes for MRILVVDDEAAVRGAIRRALTYEGYEVDDAADGVDALERMAATPPDALVVDVLMPRLDGLELCRRLRDAGDRTPILILTARHLVSDRVAGLDAGADDYLVKPFALEELLARIRALLRRTTGPLDVLHFADVALDRGSRIVTRGDRAIETTRTEFALLELFMRNPRQVLTRDLIFERVWGYEIGANSNSLEVYVGYLRRKLEADGESRLIHTVRGVGYVMREQ; via the coding sequence GTGCGCATCCTGGTAGTCGACGACGAAGCCGCGGTCCGCGGAGCGATCCGCCGGGCGCTGACGTACGAGGGCTACGAGGTCGACGACGCGGCCGACGGCGTCGACGCGCTCGAGCGGATGGCGGCGACGCCACCGGACGCGCTCGTCGTCGACGTGCTCATGCCGCGGCTCGACGGGCTCGAGCTCTGCCGGCGGCTGCGCGACGCGGGCGACCGCACCCCGATCCTGATCCTCACCGCGCGCCATCTCGTGTCCGACCGGGTCGCGGGGCTCGACGCGGGTGCCGACGACTATCTCGTGAAGCCGTTCGCGCTCGAAGAGCTCCTCGCGCGCATCCGCGCGCTGCTGCGGCGCACGACCGGACCGCTCGACGTCCTGCACTTCGCCGACGTGGCCCTCGACCGCGGCTCGCGAATCGTGACACGCGGCGACCGCGCCATCGAGACGACGCGTACCGAGTTCGCACTGCTCGAGCTGTTCATGCGCAACCCGCGCCAGGTGCTGACGCGCGATCTCATCTTCGAGCGTGTGTGGGGCTACGAGATCGGTGCGAACTCGAACTCACTCGAGGTGTACGTCGGGTATCTGCGCCGCAAGCTCGAAGCCGACGGCGAGTCGCGACTCATCCACACGGTGCGCGGCGTCGGTTACGTGATGCGGGAGCAATGA
- a CDS encoding biotin/lipoyl-binding protein codes for MTRFMTRRVGINLALLAIIAALVAVGIATIGPSASARSTTTTTSTVARGTVLSSVSASGNVAASSSLALNFVTGGQLTAVYVNAGAHVKAGQQLAQIDPTDAQEALGNAQASLASAQANLTQALQVETPAERNQDALSLQQAQQQVTSAQVALTNAQQNAAQDAVALQTAVNQAQAQLNSDRAASPPVASKVTADENALANVQNAQASGRMKDAQQVQQAQLAVQSAQLGYQNAQAGVAVKQQPLQPGPRAQDEAQVIQAQATLASAQKTLAQTTLRAPAAGTVAAISASVGDTVSGGGASGTAATSASGSGSGGSGTGTGTGTGTAAAAVSSASSASSSSSSSSSSGGFVTLTNLDELQVTAGFSESDAVKVKVGQPATVSFSALPNVNANARVAAIAVTSTVVSNVVTYDVTVDFDGHVPSVKPGMTATVAVTTAEADNVLNLPASAVPATGTTATVQVQQANGKTAAKSVAIGLRGDNAVEITSGLKLGDKVVTTVATVSTGTGTGTGAGGVGGAGGGRFGGFGGIGGIGR; via the coding sequence ATGACGCGCTTCATGACCCGCCGGGTCGGCATCAACCTTGCGCTGCTCGCGATCATCGCCGCGCTCGTCGCCGTCGGCATCGCGACGATCGGTCCGTCGGCGTCGGCGCGCTCGACGACCACGACCACATCGACCGTGGCGCGCGGCACCGTGCTGTCGAGCGTGAGCGCGTCGGGCAATGTCGCGGCGTCGTCGTCGCTGGCGCTCAACTTCGTCACCGGTGGGCAGCTCACGGCGGTCTACGTGAACGCGGGCGCGCACGTGAAGGCGGGTCAGCAGCTCGCGCAGATCGACCCGACCGACGCGCAGGAAGCGCTCGGCAACGCGCAGGCGAGTCTCGCGTCGGCGCAGGCGAACCTGACCCAAGCGTTGCAGGTCGAGACACCGGCCGAACGCAACCAGGACGCGCTGTCGCTCCAGCAGGCACAGCAGCAGGTGACGTCGGCGCAGGTCGCGCTCACGAACGCGCAGCAGAACGCCGCGCAGGACGCGGTCGCGCTCCAGACCGCGGTGAACCAGGCGCAGGCGCAGCTCAACAGCGACCGGGCCGCGTCGCCTCCGGTGGCGAGCAAGGTCACGGCCGACGAGAACGCGCTCGCGAACGTGCAGAACGCGCAGGCGAGCGGGCGCATGAAGGACGCGCAGCAGGTGCAGCAGGCGCAGCTCGCAGTGCAGAGCGCGCAGCTCGGCTACCAGAACGCGCAGGCCGGCGTCGCGGTGAAGCAGCAGCCGCTGCAGCCGGGGCCGCGCGCGCAGGACGAGGCGCAGGTGATCCAGGCCCAGGCGACGCTCGCGTCCGCGCAGAAGACGCTGGCGCAGACGACGTTGCGCGCGCCGGCGGCGGGCACGGTCGCGGCGATCTCGGCGTCGGTCGGTGACACGGTGTCGGGCGGCGGCGCGAGCGGCACGGCGGCGACCAGCGCGTCGGGGTCGGGGAGTGGCGGGAGCGGGACCGGAACCGGAACCGGAACCGGTACGGCCGCGGCGGCCGTGTCGTCCGCGTCGTCGGCCTCTTCGTCGTCTTCCTCGTCCTCTTCGTCGGGCGGGTTCGTCACGCTCACCAACCTCGACGAGCTCCAGGTGACCGCGGGCTTCAGTGAGAGCGACGCGGTCAAGGTGAAGGTCGGCCAGCCCGCGACCGTCTCGTTCAGCGCGCTGCCGAACGTGAACGCCAACGCGCGCGTCGCTGCGATCGCCGTGACGTCGACCGTCGTGTCGAACGTCGTGACGTACGACGTCACCGTCGACTTCGACGGCCACGTGCCGTCGGTGAAGCCGGGCATGACCGCGACGGTGGCGGTCACGACCGCGGAGGCCGACAACGTCTTGAACCTTCCGGCGTCGGCGGTGCCCGCGACCGGCACGACCGCGACCGTGCAGGTGCAACAGGCCAACGGGAAGACGGCGGCGAAGTCGGTCGCGATCGGTCTGCGCGGTGACAACGCGGTCGAGATCACGAGCGGGTTGAAGCTCGGCGACAAGGTCGTCACGACGGTGGCAACGGTCTCGACGGGCACCGGCACCGGCACCGGCGCCGGTGGCGTCGGCGGCGCGGGCGGCGGCCGCTTCGGCGGCTTCGGCGGCATCGGAGGGATCGGCCGGTGA
- a CDS encoding phosphotransferase, translating into MSDLVIVVLAAGRGTRFGGNKQLAPLGPNGELMLDYALRDAAVAGFTRAVVVASDDTADALRSHLRLTNALPVDVVVQSSPRGTAHAVVVGASGLASPFAVANADDWYGPDAFTRLAAFLRATRAAAAVVGYAAGVTLSESGGVSRAVCRVDRRGRLLAIEELTGVHRVDGRIVSDTYPLAETTPVSMNLWGFSSAFVERLRPIVEAFLSETRTGELRLPDVVGDLVARDALEVTVLPTREPWFGVTHAEDAPVVQARLRERADAERAVLRIAAAFATEAAPATATHLVHGHIHETFVVACGAGHRERIVLQEINTNVFRDLDALIGNWRQIAARVPRVARPVPTRAGELLHVDDTGRPWRAMRFVEHTEVLGIDSDDTEREAAARAFAELTRDLDDIGPLAETIPRFHDLARRRADLDAAVTADRVGRLDGARDLVAAAARFGDAVEAALRAAGADRLPVRVVHNDAKLDNVLVDVDSGAVACILDLDTVMPGSVLNDFGELVRTAATHAAEDEPDLDHVDFDRDRFASLARGYLAGSASFLTDGERGCLALAGPLLALENGVRFCTDHLEGDVYFRVHRPDHNRQRARVQLRLAELMLTRVDELKALIEAAR; encoded by the coding sequence ATGAGCGACCTCGTCATCGTCGTGCTCGCGGCCGGTCGCGGCACGCGCTTCGGTGGGAACAAGCAGCTCGCGCCGCTCGGACCGAACGGCGAGCTGATGCTCGACTACGCGTTGCGCGACGCCGCGGTCGCCGGCTTCACGCGTGCGGTCGTCGTCGCGAGTGACGACACTGCGGACGCGCTCCGCTCTCATCTGCGTCTCACGAACGCGCTCCCGGTCGACGTGGTCGTGCAGTCGTCACCGCGCGGCACCGCGCACGCGGTCGTCGTCGGCGCGAGCGGTCTCGCGTCGCCGTTTGCCGTCGCGAACGCCGACGACTGGTACGGACCCGACGCGTTCACGAGACTCGCGGCCTTCTTGCGCGCGACGCGCGCCGCCGCCGCGGTCGTCGGCTACGCCGCCGGTGTGACGTTGTCGGAGAGCGGCGGCGTGAGCCGCGCGGTGTGTCGCGTCGACCGCCGCGGTCGACTGCTCGCGATCGAAGAGCTCACCGGCGTGCACCGCGTGGACGGGCGGATCGTCAGCGACACGTACCCGCTCGCCGAGACGACGCCGGTGTCGATGAACCTCTGGGGCTTTTCTTCGGCCTTCGTCGAGCGCCTGCGGCCGATCGTCGAAGCGTTCCTGTCGGAGACGCGCACCGGCGAGCTCCGCCTCCCCGACGTCGTCGGCGACCTCGTCGCGCGCGACGCCCTCGAGGTCACGGTCCTGCCGACGCGCGAGCCGTGGTTCGGCGTCACCCACGCCGAGGACGCGCCGGTCGTGCAGGCACGGCTGCGCGAGCGCGCCGATGCCGAGCGCGCGGTCCTCCGGATCGCGGCCGCGTTCGCGACGGAGGCAGCGCCCGCGACTGCGACGCACCTGGTGCACGGACACATCCACGAGACGTTCGTCGTGGCCTGCGGCGCCGGCCACCGCGAGCGCATCGTGCTCCAGGAGATCAACACGAACGTCTTTCGCGATCTCGACGCGCTGATCGGGAATTGGCGACAGATCGCGGCCCGCGTTCCTCGCGTCGCGCGCCCGGTGCCGACGCGCGCGGGCGAGCTGCTCCACGTCGACGACACGGGCCGGCCGTGGCGCGCGATGCGGTTCGTCGAGCACACCGAGGTGCTCGGAATCGACAGTGACGACACGGAACGCGAGGCCGCGGCGCGCGCGTTCGCCGAGCTCACGCGCGACCTCGACGACATCGGCCCGCTCGCGGAGACGATCCCGCGCTTCCACGACCTCGCGCGGCGACGCGCCGATCTCGACGCGGCCGTCACCGCGGATCGCGTCGGCCGGCTCGACGGCGCGCGCGACCTCGTCGCCGCGGCGGCGCGTTTCGGCGACGCCGTCGAGGCCGCGCTGCGAGCCGCGGGCGCGGATCGCCTCCCCGTGCGCGTCGTGCACAACGATGCGAAGCTCGACAACGTGTTGGTCGACGTCGACAGCGGGGCCGTGGCGTGCATCCTCGATCTCGACACCGTCATGCCCGGATCCGTGCTGAACGACTTCGGCGAGCTCGTGCGCACGGCCGCGACCCACGCGGCCGAGGACGAACCCGATCTCGACCACGTCGACTTCGACCGTGATCGCTTCGCGTCGCTCGCGCGTGGCTATCTCGCGGGCAGCGCGTCGTTCCTCACCGATGGCGAACGCGGGTGCCTCGCGCTCGCGGGCCCACTGCTCGCGCTCGAGAACGGCGTGCGCTTCTGCACCGACCATCTCGAAGGCGACGTGTACTTCCGGGTGCACCGACCGGACCACAACCGGCAGCGCGCGCGCGTGCAGCTCCGGCTCGCGGAGCTCATGCTCACCCGCGTCGACGAGCTCAAGGCGTTGATCGAGGCCGCGCGATGA
- a CDS encoding DUF2630 family protein, with translation MEDPDVLSRINSLADEEHDLLTRRSGGGASPDEHARLSKIEVELDQCWDLLRQRRARRNAGEDPDAAAARDANTVEHYRQ, from the coding sequence ATGGAAGATCCCGACGTCCTCTCCCGGATCAACTCGCTCGCCGACGAGGAGCACGACCTGCTCACTCGCCGTTCCGGCGGCGGCGCGTCACCCGACGAGCATGCCCGCCTCTCGAAGATCGAGGTCGAGCTCGACCAGTGCTGGGACCTGCTGCGGCAGCGGCGCGCCCGCCGCAACGCGGGCGAGGATCCGGACGCCGCGGCCGCTCGCGACGCGAACACCGTCGAGCACTACCGGCAGTAG
- a CDS encoding zinc-binding dehydrogenase — protein MRSLVAAPTRPGGSELRAVADPEPAPDEALVAVEAVSLNRGEVKAMRAADDGARFGWDLAGTVLAPAADGSGPQEGARVVGLSFGRAWAECVALPTGFLAPIPDSLSTSLASTLPVAGLTALHTLYTGGLTEGKRVLVTGAAGGVGRFAVQIANHGGADVTAIVGSEARGKGLRELGARDVVVGMPDSGEFDIILESVGGASLSRALGMVAPGGAVVSFGCSSGEPTTFEAPSFFHRHGARLCSFTLVPELQHTGSAVHDLVNLADQLATGRLASEIELEVDWTDAASAFDALLDRRVSGKAVLRITS, from the coding sequence ATGCGATCGCTCGTCGCGGCACCCACGCGACCCGGCGGCTCGGAGCTGCGCGCCGTCGCCGATCCCGAGCCGGCTCCCGACGAGGCGCTCGTCGCGGTCGAGGCCGTCTCGCTGAACCGCGGTGAGGTGAAGGCGATGCGCGCCGCCGACGACGGCGCGCGGTTCGGCTGGGACCTCGCGGGCACGGTCCTCGCGCCCGCGGCCGACGGCAGCGGCCCGCAGGAGGGCGCGCGCGTCGTGGGCCTCTCGTTCGGGCGCGCGTGGGCCGAGTGCGTCGCGCTCCCGACCGGATTCCTCGCGCCGATCCCCGACTCGCTCTCGACGAGCCTGGCGTCGACGCTTCCCGTCGCCGGGCTCACGGCGCTCCACACGCTCTACACAGGTGGGCTCACCGAGGGGAAGCGCGTGCTCGTGACCGGCGCGGCCGGCGGAGTCGGCCGGTTCGCGGTGCAGATCGCGAACCACGGCGGCGCCGACGTCACCGCGATCGTCGGCAGCGAGGCGCGCGGCAAGGGACTGCGCGAGCTCGGCGCGCGCGACGTCGTCGTCGGCATGCCGGACTCGGGCGAGTTCGACATCATCCTCGAGTCCGTCGGCGGCGCGTCGTTGTCACGCGCGCTCGGGATGGTCGCGCCCGGCGGCGCGGTCGTTTCGTTCGGCTGCTCGTCGGGCGAGCCGACGACCTTCGAAGCGCCGAGCTTCTTCCACCGGCACGGCGCGCGGCTGTGCAGCTTCACGCTCGTGCCCGAGCTCCAGCACACCGGCTCGGCCGTGCACGATCTCGTGAACCTCGCCGATCAGCTCGCGACCGGCCGCCTCGCTTCGGAGATCGAGCTCGAGGTCGACTGGACCGACGCGGCGAGCGCGTTCGACGCGCTCCTCGACCGCCGCGTCTCCGGCAAGGCCGTGCTGCGCATCACCTCCTGA
- a CDS encoding ABC transporter permease translates to MITENVAIAVRGISTNRLRSALTMLGILIGVGSVILLVAVGTGSSSAVKKQLDSLGTNTLTVFKAGGFGGRGGGNRTGTLSRQTLLTSADVTALEDKVNAPDVMQVAPTVNASPTGTYEGSTYAPGRFTGTTANYAGITNNSVAQGSFFTDADVAQHDKVVVLGPTVVTNLFGANVNPVGDTVQFASSSWRVIGVLKSKGTNGVQDQDDVAMAPITAVQDALTGTTGGYDGITLQAASSKRSGAAQSEVESILDARHPSTNGTSSFQVLNQASLIATSNSTNHVLTVLLGAVAAISLLVGGIGVMNIMLVTVTERTREIGIRKAIGARRTDILGQFLVESVLLSLIGGISGVVAGLVGSRFRIVGIQPVVQLYSVGLAFGVALLVGLFFGIYPANRAASLRPIEALRYE, encoded by the coding sequence ATGATCACGGAGAACGTCGCCATCGCGGTGCGTGGCATCTCGACGAACCGGTTGCGCTCCGCGCTCACGATGCTCGGCATCCTGATCGGCGTCGGCAGCGTGATCCTGCTCGTCGCGGTCGGCACCGGCTCGTCGTCGGCGGTGAAGAAGCAGCTCGACTCGCTGGGCACGAACACGCTGACCGTGTTCAAGGCCGGCGGGTTCGGCGGCCGCGGCGGTGGCAACCGCACCGGCACGCTGAGCCGCCAGACCCTGCTCACCTCGGCCGACGTCACCGCGCTCGAGGACAAGGTGAACGCGCCCGACGTCATGCAGGTCGCGCCGACGGTCAACGCCTCGCCGACGGGCACGTACGAGGGCAGCACCTACGCGCCCGGGCGCTTCACCGGCACGACCGCGAACTACGCGGGCATCACGAACAACTCGGTCGCGCAGGGTTCGTTCTTCACGGACGCCGACGTCGCACAACACGACAAGGTCGTGGTGCTCGGACCGACGGTCGTGACGAACCTCTTCGGCGCGAACGTGAACCCCGTCGGCGACACCGTGCAGTTCGCCAGCAGCTCGTGGCGCGTGATCGGTGTGCTGAAGTCGAAGGGCACGAACGGCGTGCAGGATCAGGACGACGTCGCGATGGCACCGATCACCGCGGTGCAGGACGCGCTCACCGGCACGACCGGCGGCTACGACGGCATCACCCTGCAAGCCGCGTCGAGCAAGCGTTCGGGCGCGGCGCAGTCCGAGGTCGAGTCGATCCTCGACGCGCGGCACCCGAGCACGAACGGCACGTCGAGCTTCCAGGTCCTGAACCAGGCGTCGCTCATCGCGACGAGCAACTCGACGAACCATGTGCTCACCGTGCTGCTCGGCGCGGTCGCCGCGATCTCGTTGCTCGTCGGCGGCATCGGCGTGATGAACATCATGCTCGTCACCGTCACCGAGCGGACGCGCGAGATCGGCATCCGCAAGGCGATCGGCGCGCGCCGCACCGACATCCTGGGCCAGTTCCTCGTCGAATCGGTCCTCTTGTCGTTGATCGGCGGGATCTCGGGCGTCGTCGCGGGCCTCGTCGGCAGTCGTTTCCGCATCGTCGGCATCCAACCCGTCGTGCAGCTCTACTCCGTCGGGCTCGCGTTCGGTGTCGCGCTGCTCGTCGGTCTGTTCTTCGGCATCTACCCGGCCAATCGGGCCGCCTCGCTGCGCCCGATCGAGGCCCTGCGGTACGAGTAG
- a CDS encoding ABC transporter ATP-binding protein, whose amino-acid sequence MGEMAVHALRGVSLAVERGDFVAIMGASGSGKSTLMNILGCLDLPSSGRYFLDGVDVRALEDSDLATIRNRKIGFVFQSYNLIARTSALANVELPLAYARIGKAERRRRAIAALESVGLGDRLEHVPSELSGGQQQRVAVARAISSDPALVLADEPTGNLDTHATLEVLEIFERLNALGRTIVLITHENDVAAHAKRVIRLVDGRVVEDERHADVQGPPPKFGAHA is encoded by the coding sequence ATGGGCGAGATGGCCGTGCACGCGCTGCGCGGGGTGTCGCTCGCGGTCGAGCGCGGTGACTTCGTCGCGATCATGGGCGCGTCGGGCAGCGGCAAGAGCACGCTGATGAACATTCTCGGCTGCCTCGACCTGCCGTCGTCCGGCCGCTACTTCCTCGACGGCGTCGACGTGCGCGCGCTCGAGGACTCGGACCTCGCGACCATCCGCAACCGCAAGATCGGCTTCGTGTTCCAGAGCTACAACCTGATCGCGCGCACGAGCGCGCTGGCGAACGTCGAGCTGCCGCTCGCGTACGCGCGCATCGGCAAGGCGGAACGGCGACGGCGCGCGATCGCGGCGCTCGAATCGGTCGGGCTCGGCGACCGGCTCGAACACGTGCCGTCGGAGCTGTCGGGCGGCCAACAGCAGCGGGTTGCCGTCGCGCGCGCGATCTCGAGCGATCCCGCGCTCGTCCTCGCCGACGAGCCGACCGGCAACCTCGACACCCACGCGACGCTGGAGGTGCTCGAGATCTTCGAGCGGCTCAACGCGCTCGGGCGCACGATCGTGCTCATCACGCACGAGAACGACGTCGCCGCGCACGCGAAGCGCGTGATCCGACTCGTCGACGGACGCGTCGTCGAGGACGAGCGCCACGCCGACGTGCAGGGACCGCCGCCGAAGTTCGGGGCGCACGCATGA
- a CDS encoding TIGR03118 family protein, with amino-acid sequence MTQRRGTFAGHRVRAGRILAAVGLTAGLVAAAAAPAAAGHSAPDNRYTVTNLVSDQPGVAQLTDSNLQNAWGLAAGPATPIWVANNHTDSSTVYKGGTPGNPIQGPLLTVPIDGGAPTGIVYNGTTGFTVSSASAPATFIFDSEAGDITAWSSADAGAHAVIVASNRDADYKGLALAQSKGAPYLYATAFGQGAIDVYDSSFTLQHWAGAFVDPNLPSHYSPFGIDTIGNELYVSYALHTPGNDDDVAGPHRGFVDVFGTNGAFHRRLVSRGELDSPWGMTVATKHFGRFAGDLLVGNFGNGHIHAYNRFSGQYEGAVRDANGDPVVIDGLWALEFGNGITGDHNTLLFSAGPDDEAHGLFGSITVTAPVS; translated from the coding sequence ATGACGCAACGACGTGGGACGTTCGCCGGGCACCGAGTGCGCGCCGGACGGATCCTTGCCGCCGTCGGGTTGACCGCCGGGCTCGTTGCCGCGGCGGCGGCGCCGGCAGCGGCGGGTCATTCGGCACCCGACAACCGCTACACCGTCACGAACCTCGTGAGTGACCAGCCCGGAGTCGCCCAGCTCACCGACTCCAACCTGCAGAACGCCTGGGGCCTCGCCGCCGGCCCCGCCACACCGATCTGGGTGGCCAACAATCACACCGACTCGTCGACCGTCTACAAGGGCGGCACGCCCGGCAACCCGATCCAGGGACCGCTGCTGACCGTTCCGATCGACGGCGGCGCGCCGACCGGCATCGTCTACAACGGAACGACCGGGTTCACGGTGTCGTCGGCATCCGCGCCCGCGACGTTCATCTTCGACTCCGAAGCCGGCGACATCACCGCGTGGAGCTCGGCCGACGCGGGTGCGCACGCCGTGATCGTGGCGAGCAACCGCGACGCCGACTACAAGGGCCTCGCGCTCGCGCAGTCGAAGGGCGCGCCGTATCTGTACGCGACCGCGTTCGGTCAGGGCGCGATCGACGTGTACGACTCGTCGTTCACGTTGCAGCACTGGGCCGGCGCGTTCGTCGACCCGAACCTGCCGTCGCACTACTCGCCGTTCGGCATCGACACGATCGGCAACGAGCTCTACGTGTCGTACGCGCTGCACACGCCGGGCAACGACGACGACGTCGCCGGTCCGCACCGCGGCTTCGTCGACGTGTTCGGAACCAACGGCGCGTTCCACCGGCGGCTCGTGTCGCGCGGCGAGCTCGACTCGCCGTGGGGCATGACGGTCGCGACGAAGCACTTCGGCCGCTTCGCCGGTGACCTGCTCGTCGGCAACTTCGGCAACGGTCACATCCACGCGTACAACCGCTTCAGCGGCCAGTACGAGGGTGCCGTGCGCGACGCGAACGGCGACCCGGTCGTGATCGACGGCCTGTGGGCTCTCGAGTTCGGCAACGGCATCACCGGCGACCACAACACACTGTTGTTCAGCGCCGGTCCCGACGACGAGGCCCACGGTCTCTTCGGCTCGATCACCGTCACCGCACCGGTTTCATAA
- a CDS encoding HAMP domain-containing sensor histidine kinase, whose protein sequence is MTFRARVTIFSATAVAIAIVLASTIAWFAARHELRAQVDGLLRTQAVGIESSRALDRPVPGFGLRPFVDTQVDFQVVESNGSVFVPNNQSLRLPVSALERSAALGKGHVHLRDVHVSGQHLRMATVPTTRGVAIEIARSLSEVDGTLRGLAWLLLILSLIGIAIAIGLGLLVARGVIGPVERLTAAAEHVATSEDFSTAIDVDRKDELGRLAGSFNAMLATVQRLQQQQQQLVVDASHEMRTPLTVLRTNIEQLARDDQMPRDERERLISDLVDEVDEFSAMVGELVDLATDRAVAERVEVRLDRVVEQVVARLRRRAPVLEVSSEIAPCTVLGDPSSIERACANILDNARKWSPPTGPIAVTLANGVLRVRDHGPGIEDSDLPHVFERFYRAPAARSMPGSGLGLAIVDQVARTHGGTVTIARAADSGTVVELSLPVVA, encoded by the coding sequence ATGACCTTTCGCGCGCGCGTCACGATCTTCTCGGCGACCGCCGTTGCGATCGCGATCGTGCTCGCATCGACGATCGCATGGTTCGCGGCGCGCCACGAGCTGCGCGCGCAGGTCGACGGCCTGCTGCGCACCCAGGCCGTCGGCATCGAGAGCTCGCGCGCGCTCGACCGGCCGGTGCCCGGATTCGGGCTGCGTCCGTTCGTCGACACGCAGGTCGACTTCCAGGTCGTCGAGAGCAACGGCAGCGTGTTCGTGCCGAACAACCAGTCGCTGCGGCTGCCGGTGTCCGCGCTCGAGCGCAGCGCCGCGCTCGGTAAGGGTCACGTGCACCTGCGCGACGTCCACGTGTCGGGCCAGCACCTGCGCATGGCGACGGTGCCGACGACGCGCGGCGTCGCGATCGAGATCGCGCGCTCGCTGTCGGAGGTCGACGGCACGCTGCGCGGGCTTGCGTGGCTGTTGCTCATCCTGTCGTTGATCGGCATCGCGATCGCGATCGGCCTCGGACTGCTCGTCGCGCGCGGCGTGATCGGTCCGGTCGAGCGACTCACCGCCGCCGCGGAGCACGTCGCGACCAGCGAGGACTTCTCGACCGCGATCGACGTCGACCGCAAGGACGAGCTCGGCCGGCTCGCGGGAAGCTTCAACGCGATGCTCGCGACCGTGCAGCGGCTGCAACAGCAGCAGCAACAGCTCGTGGTGGACGCGAGCCACGAGATGCGCACGCCGCTCACCGTGCTGCGCACGAACATCGAGCAGCTCGCGCGCGACGACCAGATGCCGCGCGACGAGCGCGAGCGCCTGATCTCGGATCTCGTCGACGAGGTCGACGAGTTCTCGGCGATGGTCGGCGAGCTGGTCGACCTCGCGACCGACCGCGCGGTCGCGGAACGCGTCGAAGTGCGGCTCGATCGCGTCGTCGAGCAGGTCGTCGCGCGACTGCGGCGCCGCGCGCCCGTGCTCGAGGTGTCGAGCGAGATCGCGCCGTGCACGGTGCTCGGCGATCCCAGCTCGATCGAACGCGCCTGCGCCAACATCCTCGACAACGCGCGCAAATGGAGCCCGCCGACGGGACCGATCGCGGTCACGCTCGCAAACGGTGTGCTGCGCGTGCGCGACCACGGACCCGGCATCGAAGATTCCGATCTCCCGCACGTGTTCGAGCGCTTCTACCGCGCGCCCGCGGCGCGCTCGATGCCCGGTTCCGGGCTCGGCCTCGCGATCGTCGATCAGGTCGCGCGCACGCACGGCGGAACGGTGACGATCGCGCGCGCCGCCGACTCGGGAACCGTCGTCGAGCTGTCGCTTCCCGTCGTGGCGTAG